From a single Streptomyces liliifuscus genomic region:
- the purD gene encoding phosphoribosylamine--glycine ligase: MKVLVIGGGAREHALCRSLSLDPDVTALHCAPGNAGIAEVAELHQVDALDGKAVAALATELGAELVVVGPEAPLVAGVADAVREAGIPVFGPSEEAAELEGSKAFAKDVMAGAGVPTARSYVCTNPDEVEEALDAFGAPYVVKDDGLAAGKGVVVTADLDKAREHANACDRVVIEEFLDGPEVSLFAITDGVTVVPLQPAQDFKRALDGDEGPNTGGMGAYSPLPWADPKLVEEVMQTVLQPTVDEMRRRGTPFSGLLYAGLAITSRGVRVIEFNARFGDPETQVVLARLKTPLSGILLAAADGTLADLEPLRWSDDAAVTVVIASHNYPDTPRTGDRIEGLDEVAAQDAPHAYVLHAGTRRDGDAIVSAGGRVLSVTASGKDLTQARARAYEAVNRIRLDGGQHRTDIAAKVAGATQA, translated from the coding sequence GTGAAGGTCCTAGTTATCGGCGGCGGTGCCCGCGAACACGCCCTGTGCCGTTCCCTCTCCCTCGACCCCGACGTCACCGCGCTGCACTGTGCCCCAGGCAACGCGGGTATCGCCGAGGTGGCCGAGCTGCACCAGGTCGACGCCCTCGACGGCAAGGCCGTGGCCGCGCTGGCCACGGAGCTCGGCGCCGAGCTGGTGGTCGTCGGCCCGGAGGCCCCCCTCGTGGCCGGGGTCGCCGACGCCGTGCGCGAGGCGGGCATCCCGGTGTTCGGCCCCTCCGAGGAGGCTGCCGAGCTGGAGGGCTCCAAGGCCTTCGCCAAGGACGTCATGGCGGGCGCGGGCGTACCCACGGCCCGCTCGTACGTCTGCACGAACCCCGACGAGGTCGAGGAGGCGCTCGACGCCTTCGGAGCCCCGTACGTCGTGAAGGACGACGGTCTCGCGGCCGGCAAGGGCGTCGTCGTGACCGCCGACCTCGACAAGGCCCGCGAACACGCCAACGCCTGCGACCGCGTGGTCATCGAGGAGTTCCTCGACGGCCCCGAGGTCTCCCTCTTCGCGATCACCGACGGCGTGACGGTCGTCCCGCTGCAGCCCGCGCAGGACTTCAAGCGCGCGCTCGACGGCGACGAGGGTCCGAACACCGGCGGCATGGGCGCGTACTCGCCCCTGCCGTGGGCTGACCCGAAGCTGGTCGAGGAGGTCATGCAGACCGTCCTGCAGCCGACCGTCGACGAGATGCGCCGCCGCGGCACCCCCTTCTCCGGGCTCCTCTACGCCGGTCTCGCGATCACCTCGCGCGGCGTACGGGTCATCGAGTTCAACGCCCGCTTCGGCGACCCCGAGACCCAGGTCGTCCTCGCCCGCCTGAAGACCCCTCTCTCCGGCATCCTCCTCGCGGCGGCGGACGGCACCCTCGCCGACCTCGAACCCCTCCGCTGGAGCGACGACGCGGCCGTCACCGTGGTCATCGCCTCGCACAACTACCCGGACACCCCGCGCACCGGCGACCGCATCGAGGGCCTCGACGAGGTGGCGGCACAGGACGCCCCGCACGCGTACGTCCTGCACGCGGGCACCAGGCGTGACGGCGACGCGATCGTGAGCGCGGGCGGCCGTGTGCTCTCCGTCACGGCCAGCGGCAAGGACCTCACCCAGGCCCGCGCACGCGCGTACGAAGCGGTCAACCGAATCCGCCTCGACGGCGGCCAGCACCGTACGGACATCGCGGCGAAGGTGGCGGGGGCGACCCAGGCGTAA
- a CDS encoding DNA polymerase III subunit gamma and tau, with translation MSSLALYRRYRPESFAEVIGQEHVTDPLQQALRNNRVNHAYLFSGPRGCGKTTSARILARCLNCEQGPTPTPCGECQSCRDLARNGPGSIDVIEIDAASHGGVDDARDLREKAFFGPASSRYKIYIIDEAHMVTSAGFNALLKVVEEPPEHLKFIFATTEPEKVIGTIRSRTHHYPFRLVPPGTLREYLSEVCGREGSPVEDGVLPLVVRAGAGSVRDSMSVMDQLLAGAGDDGVTYAMATSLLGYTDGSLLDSVVEAFAAGDGAAAFEVVDRIIEGGNDPRRFVADLLERLRDLVILAAVPDAGEKGLIDAPTDVVERMTAQASVFGAAELSRAADLVNEGLTEMRGATSPRLQLELICARVLLPAAYGDERSLMARLDRIERGVNFTGAAAAGTPAMGYVPGPDAHAGMPTGAPAGMPPGMPTGAQGGGMAPSASPAPSGPSVPPGGGPAAARAAVRGAGGPGGETGPGGVTGPGAPQAPAPAQTPAPAQGPTSAQASPGAAPASEQPPAQAPPSAPAAGAAPGAWPAATAAGSGRRPGGWPTAAPAGGGQPPAAAPGPTAAQAAQPQPQSQSQPQAQAPAPPAAYASAPPSGGPDPRMLWPNILEAVKNRRRFTWILLSQNAQVTGFDGTTLQIGFVNAGARDNFASSGSEEVLKQALTELFNVHWKVEAVVDPSGGSAPPPAPGPGSGYGGGYGAGGAPAPAAPRPAPQQQQQSSAPAPRPASSAPQSQSAPAPGPAPAPRPSAPEPPPISPEDDIPEDDDPDLDESALSGHELIVRELGATVVEEFSNEQ, from the coding sequence GTGTCGTCTCTCGCGCTGTACCGCCGTTATCGCCCGGAGTCGTTCGCCGAGGTCATCGGGCAGGAGCATGTCACCGACCCGTTGCAGCAGGCGCTGCGGAACAACCGGGTCAATCACGCGTACCTGTTCAGCGGGCCGCGCGGGTGCGGGAAGACGACCAGTGCGCGGATCCTGGCGCGGTGTCTGAACTGCGAGCAGGGGCCCACACCCACGCCCTGCGGTGAGTGCCAGTCCTGCCGGGACCTCGCGAGGAACGGGCCGGGTTCCATCGACGTCATCGAGATCGACGCCGCCTCGCACGGTGGCGTGGACGATGCCCGTGACCTGCGCGAGAAGGCATTCTTCGGGCCCGCCAGCAGCCGGTACAAGATCTACATCATCGACGAGGCCCACATGGTCACGTCGGCCGGGTTCAACGCGCTGCTGAAGGTCGTCGAGGAGCCGCCGGAGCACCTCAAGTTCATCTTCGCCACCACCGAGCCCGAGAAGGTCATCGGGACCATCCGGTCGCGTACGCACCACTATCCGTTCCGGCTCGTGCCGCCCGGAACACTGCGGGAGTACCTGAGCGAGGTGTGCGGACGCGAGGGCAGTCCCGTCGAGGACGGCGTGCTTCCGCTGGTCGTGCGTGCCGGCGCCGGTTCCGTGCGTGACTCCATGTCCGTCATGGACCAGCTGCTGGCCGGGGCGGGCGACGACGGTGTGACGTATGCCATGGCCACCTCACTGCTCGGTTATACGGACGGGTCGCTGCTCGACTCCGTGGTCGAGGCCTTCGCCGCGGGGGACGGCGCCGCCGCCTTCGAGGTCGTCGACCGGATCATCGAGGGCGGAAACGATCCTCGGCGGTTCGTCGCCGACCTGCTGGAGCGGTTGCGGGATCTCGTCATCCTCGCGGCCGTGCCCGATGCCGGGGAGAAGGGGCTCATCGACGCTCCCACCGATGTAGTGGAGCGGATGACGGCCCAGGCTTCAGTGTTCGGCGCCGCCGAGCTCAGCCGCGCCGCCGATCTCGTCAACGAAGGGCTGACGGAGATGCGCGGGGCCACCTCGCCCCGCCTGCAGCTCGAACTGATCTGCGCGCGCGTGCTCCTGCCCGCCGCGTACGGCGACGAGCGGTCCCTCATGGCCCGGCTCGACCGCATCGAGCGCGGGGTGAACTTCACGGGGGCGGCCGCGGCCGGAACACCCGCCATGGGGTACGTGCCCGGGCCCGACGCCCATGCCGGTATGCCGACCGGGGCCCCGGCGGGGATGCCCCCCGGTATGCCAACCGGTGCGCAGGGGGGCGGCATGGCCCCTTCCGCTTCCCCTGCTCCTTCCGGTCCCTCCGTCCCGCCCGGTGGCGGGCCCGCCGCGGCTCGCGCTGCGGTACGGGGGGCGGGGGGCCCCGGTGGAGAAACGGGTCCTGGTGGAGTTACGGGTCCCGGGGCGCCCCAAGCCCCCGCACCAGCCCAAACTCCCGCTCCGGCTCAGGGCCCCACCTCGGCCCAAGCCTCCCCGGGGGCCGCCCCCGCTTCGGAACAGCCCCCTGCCCAGGCTCCCCCCTCTGCACCCGCGGCCGGCGCCGCCCCCGGTGCCTGGCCCGCCGCCACCGCCGCGGGCAGCGGCCGACGACCCGGCGGATGGCCGACCGCCGCCCCCGCGGGTGGGGGACAGCCACCGGCCGCCGCACCCGGCCCAACTGCGGCCCAGGCCGCCCAGCCCCAGCCCCAATCCCAATCCCAGCCCCAGGCTCAAGCCCCCGCCCCCCCGGCCGCGTACGCCTCCGCTCCACCCAGCGGTGGCCCCGACCCCCGCATGCTGTGGCCGAACATCCTGGAGGCGGTGAAGAACCGCCGCCGCTTCACCTGGATCCTGCTCAGCCAGAACGCGCAGGTGACCGGCTTCGACGGCACGACTCTCCAGATCGGTTTCGTCAACGCGGGCGCTCGGGACAACTTCGCGAGCAGCGGCAGCGAAGAGGTGCTGAAGCAGGCGCTGACCGAGCTGTTCAACGTGCACTGGAAGGTCGAGGCGGTCGTCGACCCGTCCGGCGGTTCGGCCCCGCCGCCCGCGCCCGGCCCCGGGTCCGGTTACGGCGGGGGTTACGGAGCAGGCGGCGCCCCGGCTCCGGCGGCGCCCCGACCCGCCCCGCAGCAGCAGCAGCAGTCGTCGGCTCCGGCTCCCCGGCCCGCCTCCTCGGCACCCCAGTCCCAGTCGGCGCCCGCACCCGGTCCCGCGCCCGCTCCCCGCCCCTCCGCGCCGGAGCCGCCCCCCATCTCCCCCGAGGACGACATCCCGGAGGACGACGATCCGGACCTCGACGAGTCCGCCCTCTCGGGCCACGAACTGATCGTGAGAGAGCTGGGAGCGACGGTCGTGGAGGAGTTCTCGAACGAGCAGTGA
- a CDS encoding mycothiol-dependent nitroreductase Rv2466c family protein, with the protein MSEQRSVDFWFDPVCPYTWISSRWMVEVAKVRPVSVRWRVMSLSVLNEHRDDNPEGEWGDYMWAPVRVCAAVEERFGQRALGDLFTAMGTRFHLLGDWGNLSAALADAGLPEGMAEVAGSTAYDEAIRSSHAQAVALAGDDIGTPVLSVAGPGGEQVGFFGPVVSPAPTGETAGQLWDGFLLMATVPGFYEVKRTRTEEPRFDMDMGD; encoded by the coding sequence ATGAGCGAACAGCGGAGCGTGGACTTCTGGTTCGATCCCGTCTGCCCCTACACGTGGATCAGTTCGCGGTGGATGGTGGAGGTCGCCAAGGTGCGGCCGGTGAGTGTCCGGTGGCGGGTGATGAGTCTGTCGGTGCTCAACGAGCATCGGGACGACAACCCCGAGGGCGAGTGGGGCGACTACATGTGGGCTCCGGTGCGCGTGTGTGCCGCCGTGGAGGAGCGGTTCGGTCAGCGGGCGCTCGGTGACCTCTTCACTGCGATGGGCACCCGATTTCATCTCCTGGGCGACTGGGGGAACCTCTCGGCGGCCCTTGCCGATGCCGGGCTGCCGGAGGGGATGGCCGAGGTCGCCGGGTCCACCGCGTACGACGAGGCGATCCGGTCCTCGCACGCTCAGGCCGTCGCCCTGGCCGGCGACGACATCGGCACCCCGGTGCTGTCGGTCGCCGGGCCCGGTGGCGAACAGGTCGGCTTCTTCGGGCCAGTCGTCTCCCCCGCGCCCACCGGAGAGACTGCCGGACAGTTGTGGGACGGCTTTCTGCTGATGGCCACCGTTCCGGGCTTCTACGAGGTCAAGCGCACCCGTACCGAAGAGCCCCGGTTCGACATGGACATGGGCGACTGA
- a CDS encoding alpha/beta fold hydrolase encodes MLKTIAVATTFCAVAGAGIVGYGEATAPAAQAQVQVQVHLETASAATASHGHGDSFSGTKKIRVGGYSVNVSCSGRSVARKPVVVLMAGGGDGLDTMGGLQKSLSKKARVCSYDRLGEGESDQPDGTQTIDDSSRILTGVLDRVAGDRPVVLAGHSLGGLIAARYAPDHRDRVKGLVLMDATIPALTAGISKAIPASATGMAAELRDQTIAVNEGQNPEKFIIADAEVRSAGNIPVQIIRHESQYAEVPDYGPALEEMWAEGQDQWRALSGRSRISVAAGSGHYVHVDRPDLAVKAIQRVTAQATAHSHS; translated from the coding sequence ATGCTCAAGACAATCGCCGTGGCCACGACGTTCTGCGCCGTGGCCGGCGCGGGCATCGTCGGCTACGGGGAGGCCACCGCCCCGGCGGCCCAAGCCCAGGTACAGGTGCAGGTGCACTTGGAGACAGCCTCCGCCGCGACCGCGTCGCACGGGCACGGGGACTCGTTCTCCGGGACCAAGAAGATCCGTGTCGGCGGCTACTCGGTCAACGTCTCGTGTTCCGGCCGCTCGGTGGCCCGTAAGCCGGTGGTCGTTCTGATGGCCGGAGGGGGCGACGGGCTGGACACGATGGGCGGCCTGCAGAAGAGCTTGAGCAAGAAGGCCCGGGTCTGTTCCTACGACCGGCTCGGCGAGGGCGAGAGCGATCAGCCGGACGGCACCCAGACCATCGACGACAGCTCCAGGATCCTTACGGGCGTGCTGGACCGGGTCGCCGGTGACCGCCCGGTCGTGCTGGCCGGCCACTCGCTGGGCGGGCTGATCGCCGCCCGGTACGCCCCCGACCACCGGGACAGGGTCAAGGGCCTGGTCCTGATGGACGCCACGATCCCGGCCCTGACGGCGGGTATCTCGAAGGCGATCCCCGCGTCGGCCACCGGCATGGCGGCCGAACTGCGTGACCAGACCATCGCGGTGAACGAGGGCCAGAACCCGGAGAAGTTCATCATCGCCGACGCCGAGGTCCGCTCCGCGGGGAACATCCCGGTGCAGATCATCAGGCACGAGTCCCAGTACGCCGAGGTCCCCGACTACGGGCCCGCCCTGGAAGAGATGTGGGCCGAAGGCCAGGACCAGTGGCGCGCGCTCTCCGGCCGCAGCAGGATCAGCGTCGCCGCCGGGAGCGGCCATTACGTCCACGTCGACCGCCCCGACCTCGCCGTCAAGGCCATCCAGCGGGTCACCGCACAGGCCACGGCCCACTCCCACTCGTAG
- a CDS encoding ABC transporter permease, which translates to MSSLALAVRDSSTMLRRNLLHVRRYPSLTLNLLLTPVVLLLLFVYIFGDVMSAGIGGSGSPDRSAYIAYLVPGLLLMTIGGTTIGTAVSVSMDMSEGIIARFRTMAIHRPSVLIGHVVGSVLQCVMSVLLVGAVAVAIGFRSTDATVLEWLAAFGLLVLFALALTWIAVGMGLISPNPEAASNNAMPLIFLPFISSAFVPVDAMPGWFQPIAEYQPFTPAIETLRGLLLGTEIGHNGWLAIAWSLALTVLGYVWSKASFNRDPK; encoded by the coding sequence ATGAGTTCCCTCGCCCTCGCCGTACGCGACTCGTCCACGATGCTGCGGCGGAATCTGCTGCACGTGCGGCGCTACCCGTCCCTCACCCTGAACCTGCTGCTCACGCCGGTCGTACTGCTGCTGCTCTTCGTCTACATCTTCGGCGACGTGATGAGCGCGGGCATCGGAGGCAGCGGCAGTCCGGACCGCTCGGCGTACATCGCGTATCTCGTGCCGGGGCTGCTGCTGATGACCATCGGCGGCACCACGATCGGCACCGCGGTATCCGTCTCCATGGATATGTCCGAGGGCATCATCGCCCGCTTCCGCACGATGGCGATCCACCGCCCGTCGGTGCTGATCGGGCACGTCGTCGGCAGCGTGCTGCAGTGCGTGATGAGCGTGCTCCTCGTGGGCGCCGTCGCGGTGGCCATCGGCTTCCGGTCCACGGATGCCACGGTCCTGGAGTGGCTGGCGGCTTTCGGGCTGCTCGTGCTCTTCGCCCTGGCGCTCACCTGGATCGCGGTCGGCATGGGCCTGATCAGCCCGAACCCCGAGGCGGCGAGCAACAACGCGATGCCGCTGATCTTCCTGCCGTTCATCTCCAGCGCCTTCGTCCCGGTCGACGCGATGCCGGGCTGGTTCCAGCCGATCGCGGAGTACCAGCCCTTCACGCCGGCCATCGAGACCCTGCGGGGTCTGCTGCTCGGCACCGAGATCGGCCACAACGGCTGGCTCGCCATCGCCTGGTCCCTGGCGCTGACCGTACTGGGCTACGTCTGGTCGAAGGCGTCCTTCAACCGCGACCCGAAGTAA
- a CDS encoding ATP-binding cassette domain-containing protein yields the protein MPTSRPGGGHQSPAAVSTVGLRKSFGDKTVLDGIDLRIPAGSVFALLGPNGAGKTTAVKILSTLISADGGQAQVAGHDVTTSPDGVRAAIGVTGQFSAVDGLITGEENMLLMADLHHLSKQEGRQVTAELLERFDLVEAAKKPASTYSGGMKRRLDIAMTLVGNPRIIFLDEPTTGLDPRSRHNMWQIIRELVTGGVTVFLTTQYLEEADELADRIAVLNDGKIAAEGTAEELKRLIPGGHVRLRFDDPDTYQTAALALHEASRDDEALSLQIPSDGSQRELRSILDWLDAAGIEADELTVHTPDLDDVFFALTGSAKVPAQPGRPAQPTQPVQPAQPKEDVR from the coding sequence ATGCCCACGTCCAGGCCCGGTGGTGGCCACCAGTCGCCGGCCGCCGTCTCCACAGTCGGTCTGCGCAAGTCGTTCGGAGACAAGACCGTCCTCGACGGCATCGATCTGCGCATCCCGGCCGGGTCCGTATTCGCCCTGCTCGGCCCGAACGGCGCAGGCAAGACCACCGCCGTGAAGATCCTCTCCACGCTCATCTCCGCCGACGGCGGGCAGGCCCAGGTCGCGGGCCACGACGTCACCACGTCACCGGACGGGGTGCGGGCCGCGATCGGTGTCACCGGCCAGTTCTCCGCGGTCGACGGCCTGATCACCGGCGAGGAGAACATGCTCCTCATGGCGGACCTGCACCACCTCTCCAAGCAGGAGGGCCGACAGGTCACCGCCGAACTCCTGGAACGCTTCGACCTGGTGGAAGCCGCGAAGAAACCCGCCTCCACCTACTCCGGCGGCATGAAACGCCGCCTGGACATCGCCATGACCCTGGTCGGCAACCCCCGAATCATCTTCCTCGACGAACCCACCACCGGACTGGACCCACGCTCCCGCCACAACATGTGGCAGATCATCCGCGAACTCGTCACCGGCGGAGTGACAGTCTTCCTCACCACCCAGTACTTGGAGGAAGCGGACGAGCTCGCCGACCGCATCGCCGTCCTCAACGACGGCAAGATCGCCGCCGAGGGCACCGCCGAGGAGCTCAAACGCCTCATCCCCGGCGGCCACGTACGACTGCGCTTCGACGACCCGGACACCTACCAGACCGCCGCCCTCGCCCTGCACGAGGCGAGCCGGGACGACGAGGCACTCTCGCTCCAGATCCCCAGCGACGGCAGCCAGCGCGAGTTGCGCTCCATCCTCGACTGGCTCGACGCGGCCGGCATCGAGGCCGACGAACTCACCGTGCACACCCCCGACCTCGACGACGTGTTCTTCGCCCTGACCGGCAGCGCCAAGGTGCCCGCCCAGCCCGGCCGCCCCGCTCAGCCCACTCAGCCAGTCCAGCCCGCTCAGCCCAAGGAGGATGTCCGATGA
- a CDS encoding DUF4097 family beta strand repeat-containing protein encodes MPSFDTPEPISATAYVYAGSIRFTAGDRLDTVVDVRPRDPKKDLDVRTADQTEVSYAGGTLTVTTPKANLLGRSGTVDVSVELPTGSNVDMTGAGTQMIGEGRLGEVRVKISAGDVRLDTTGPLQLKASHGSSTVDRVEGMAEITTSTGNLRVGIVDGPAVLKNSHGSTIVGAVTGELRMSGANGAIDIARAEASVVGTTTNGSLRVAEVARGNVQLETSNGAIEVGIREGTAAWLDVSSNRGHVRNTLAASEAPEQTEETVKVRARSNWGNIDVLRAKA; translated from the coding sequence ATGCCTTCTTTCGACACTCCCGAACCGATCTCGGCCACCGCCTACGTGTACGCCGGTTCCATCCGGTTCACCGCGGGCGACCGCCTCGACACCGTCGTCGACGTCCGGCCCCGCGACCCGAAGAAGGACCTGGACGTACGGACGGCCGACCAGACCGAGGTCTCCTACGCCGGCGGCACCCTGACCGTCACCACGCCCAAGGCCAATCTCCTCGGTCGCAGCGGCACGGTCGACGTGTCGGTGGAACTGCCCACGGGCTCGAACGTCGACATGACCGGCGCCGGGACCCAGATGATCGGCGAGGGCCGGCTCGGCGAGGTCCGTGTGAAGATCTCGGCGGGTGACGTCCGCCTCGACACCACCGGCCCGCTGCAGCTGAAGGCCTCGCACGGTTCGAGCACCGTCGACCGGGTCGAGGGCATGGCCGAGATCACCACCAGCACCGGCAACCTGCGTGTCGGCATCGTCGACGGCCCGGCCGTCCTGAAGAACTCGCACGGCAGCACGATCGTCGGCGCCGTGACGGGTGAGCTGCGGATGAGCGGTGCCAACGGTGCCATCGACATCGCGCGTGCCGAGGCATCGGTCGTCGGCACCACGACCAACGGCTCCCTCCGCGTCGCCGAAGTCGCGCGCGGCAACGTCCAGTTGGAGACCTCCAACGGCGCCATCGAGGTCGGTATCCGCGAGGGCACGGCTGCCTGGCTCGACGTCAGCTCCAACCGCGGGCACGTACGCAACACGCTCGCCGCGTCCGAGGCCCCGGAGCAGACCGAGGAGACGGTCAAGGTCCGCGCACGCTCCAACTGGGGAAACATCGACGTTCTCCGCGCCAAGGCCTGA
- a CDS encoding toxin-antitoxin system HicB family antitoxin: MDLTPYVDSLRRELAVAAEAGGDEARELAERLTAPLESATRLIMLNVLSAATDEITRELAPGSVDVRLRGLDPDFVVTPPPTDGGASAEPAEPVEPLRAAAPADGDEGGTARVNLRMPAHLKARAEEAATREGLSVNAWLVRAVSAAVDGGTRPRTTEKTQTIGQSITGWVR, translated from the coding sequence ATGGACCTCACCCCGTATGTCGACAGCCTCCGCCGCGAACTCGCGGTGGCCGCCGAAGCCGGTGGCGACGAAGCCCGCGAGCTGGCGGAGAGGCTGACGGCTCCCCTGGAGTCGGCGACCCGGCTGATCATGCTCAACGTGCTCTCCGCCGCGACGGACGAGATCACCCGTGAACTCGCCCCCGGCTCGGTCGACGTACGGCTGCGCGGGCTCGACCCCGACTTCGTGGTGACACCGCCGCCCACCGACGGCGGCGCCTCCGCGGAGCCGGCCGAGCCCGTCGAACCGCTCAGGGCCGCGGCCCCGGCCGACGGTGACGAGGGCGGCACCGCCCGCGTCAACCTGCGTATGCCGGCCCACCTCAAGGCCCGCGCCGAGGAGGCCGCGACCCGCGAGGGCCTGTCGGTCAACGCGTGGCTGGTACGCGCCGTGTCGGCCGCGGTCGACGGCGGCACCCGGCCGCGTACGACGGAGAAGACCCAGACCATCGGACAGAGCATCACGGGCTGGGTGCGCTAG
- a CDS encoding DUF2079 domain-containing protein codes for MEIPARTEAQTPVQTPGSAIPGPVALPPRDRRPRRTGPAGRYDPYLLAVALFAGYTALSVARYRHLATRSWDLGIFEQAVRAYAHLQAPVVDLKGPGANVLGDHFSPVTALLAPVYRVFPTPLTLLVAQAALFALSAVPVTRAAAGLLGRPRGLAIGIAYGLSWGIQRAVDFDFHEICFAVPLIAFSLEAILARRWRAALLWALPLVLVKEDLGVTVAAIALVVALRCRRDSRRTILYALAMAALGIAATLVVLVVVIPAFNTTGGYDYWTKVDGGSTLLDGTGTKLRTLAWLLVPTTGLLALRSPLAVVALPTLGWRFLSSDDHYWGTDWHYSAVLMPVVTLALVDALAGARYSPRPWLRTYAHHLPAAVAAAALSLTTTLPMSVLAEPAAYRKPARVTAVERLLDRIPDGATVEADIRPSSRLASRCRVLWVGDTRGITPEYIALQNPDDRIRDIEARTLRLHPDASYSLVGTTEGYVVLRLDS; via the coding sequence GTGGAGATACCGGCACGGACAGAGGCCCAGACCCCGGTACAGACGCCCGGGTCCGCGATACCCGGGCCGGTCGCGCTTCCCCCGCGTGACCGGCGCCCCCGCCGAACCGGCCCGGCCGGCCGGTACGACCCGTATCTCCTCGCGGTCGCCCTCTTCGCCGGCTACACGGCTCTCTCCGTCGCCCGCTACCGGCACCTGGCCACCCGTTCCTGGGACCTCGGCATCTTCGAGCAGGCCGTCCGCGCGTACGCGCACCTCCAGGCGCCCGTCGTCGATCTGAAGGGGCCCGGGGCCAATGTCCTGGGCGACCACTTCAGCCCGGTGACCGCGCTCCTCGCCCCCGTCTACCGGGTCTTCCCCACCCCACTCACCCTCCTCGTCGCGCAGGCCGCGCTGTTCGCGCTGTCGGCCGTGCCGGTGACCCGTGCGGCGGCCGGGCTGCTGGGGCGTCCGCGCGGGCTGGCGATCGGCATCGCGTACGGCCTGTCCTGGGGCATCCAGCGTGCCGTCGACTTCGACTTCCACGAGATCTGCTTCGCCGTACCGCTGATCGCCTTCAGCCTGGAGGCGATCCTGGCCCGGCGGTGGCGCGCGGCGCTGCTGTGGGCGTTGCCGCTGGTACTGGTCAAGGAGGACCTCGGGGTGACGGTGGCGGCCATCGCTCTCGTCGTCGCCCTGCGGTGCCGCCGCGACTCCCGGCGCACGATCCTGTACGCCCTCGCCATGGCCGCCCTGGGCATCGCCGCCACCCTGGTCGTACTCGTCGTCGTCATCCCCGCCTTCAACACGACCGGCGGCTACGACTACTGGACCAAGGTCGACGGCGGCTCGACCCTCCTCGACGGCACGGGCACCAAACTCCGCACCCTCGCCTGGCTGCTGGTGCCGACCACCGGGTTGCTGGCGCTGCGCTCCCCGCTCGCCGTCGTCGCGCTGCCCACGCTCGGGTGGCGGTTCCTCTCCTCCGACGACCACTACTGGGGGACCGACTGGCACTACAGCGCGGTCCTGATGCCCGTCGTCACACTCGCCCTCGTCGACGCCCTCGCCGGTGCCCGGTACAGCCCGCGGCCCTGGCTGCGTACGTACGCGCACCATCTGCCCGCGGCCGTCGCCGCGGCCGCGCTCTCGCTCACGACCACGCTCCCGATGTCCGTGCTGGCCGAGCCCGCCGCCTACCGCAAGCCCGCGCGCGTCACCGCGGTCGAGCGCCTCCTTGACCGGATCCCGGACGGCGCGACCGTCGAGGCCGACATCCGCCCCAGCAGCCGCCTCGCCTCACGCTGCCGTGTCCTGTGGGTGGGCGACACCCGCGGAATCACCCCCGAATACATCGCCCTGCAGAACCCCGACGACCGGATCCGCGACATCGAGGCCCGCACGCTCCGGCTCCACCCCGACGCCAGTTACTCGCTCGTCGGCACGACCGAGGGGTACGTCGTCCTCAGACTCGACTCCTGA
- a CDS encoding PaaI family thioesterase, whose amino-acid sequence MSDIPDLAAAQKVLAAQPFSNLVGARLVSFGEGEVTLELDIRDDLRQQYGFLHGGVLGYAADNALTFAAGAATHSRLITSGFTIDYLRPAEGVLLRAQARVVRAGRTRVVCRCDLSTVDDGGAESLCAVAQGAIAVLGSSEQPQQPQQPE is encoded by the coding sequence GTGAGTGACATCCCGGATCTGGCGGCTGCCCAGAAGGTGCTGGCGGCGCAGCCCTTCAGCAACCTGGTCGGTGCCCGCCTGGTGTCCTTCGGGGAGGGCGAGGTGACGCTGGAGCTGGACATCCGCGACGACCTGCGCCAGCAGTACGGCTTCCTGCACGGCGGTGTGCTCGGTTACGCCGCGGACAACGCGCTGACCTTCGCCGCGGGCGCGGCCACCCACTCCCGGCTGATCACTTCCGGCTTCACCATCGACTATCTGCGCCCGGCCGAGGGTGTACTGCTGCGGGCCCAGGCGCGGGTCGTCCGGGCCGGCCGCACCCGAGTCGTCTGCCGCTGCGACCTGTCCACCGTGGACGACGGGGGCGCCGAGAGCCTGTGTGCCGTGGCCCAGGGCGCGATCGCGGTGCTGGGCTCCTCGGAGCAGCCGCAGCAGCCGCAGCAGCCGGAGTAG